Proteins from one Brevibacillus humidisoli genomic window:
- a CDS encoding lactate racemase domain-containing protein encodes MKVIEQLLRDIPLPRMAKVRQHFHAPELADTALAVRQALRQREVLKRIAPGDRVAIAVGSRGVADLPIIVREVVRAVKAQGGQPFLVPAMGSHGGATAVGQIEVLRQLGVDEETVEARIISSMEVVEVGRLANGLPVYTDRQAYEADKVIVINRIKPHTAFRGPVESGLMKMITIGLGKQKGAEAAHAYSFKYMAEHVPEMAKQVLKRVPIIFGVGTLENAYDRPAKIVAVPAEKLAEEEPLLLAEAKKLMPKLLLSPIDVLIVDQIGKDISGDGMDPNITGRYATPYASGGPEVSRIVVLGLTEKTHGNANGIGLADVTTRKLFGQIAWEKGYANALTSTVTEVVKLPMIMDTEELAVKAAIKTCNVRDLTQVRVVRIRNTLELREIWISKSLLPEAQERADVEVTSGLCEMTWDAIDVRS; translated from the coding sequence ATGAAGGTGATCGAGCAGCTGCTGCGTGATATTCCCCTTCCCCGGATGGCGAAGGTTCGCCAGCACTTTCATGCCCCTGAACTTGCTGACACGGCGCTCGCTGTACGGCAGGCGTTGCGGCAGAGGGAGGTGCTGAAGCGGATTGCCCCCGGCGATCGAGTAGCTATCGCGGTCGGCAGCCGGGGGGTGGCCGACCTGCCGATCATCGTGCGCGAGGTGGTCAGGGCGGTCAAGGCTCAGGGAGGCCAGCCGTTTCTGGTCCCGGCGATGGGCAGCCACGGGGGAGCGACGGCGGTCGGCCAAATCGAGGTGCTGCGGCAGCTGGGGGTCGACGAGGAAACGGTCGAAGCGAGAATTATCTCCAGCATGGAGGTTGTGGAAGTGGGCAGATTGGCAAACGGTCTGCCCGTCTACACCGATCGGCAGGCATATGAGGCCGACAAGGTGATCGTGATCAATCGGATCAAGCCGCACACCGCTTTTCGCGGTCCGGTGGAGAGCGGCTTGATGAAGATGATCACAATCGGCCTGGGAAAGCAAAAAGGGGCGGAGGCGGCGCACGCTTACAGCTTCAAATACATGGCCGAGCACGTGCCGGAAATGGCAAAGCAAGTGCTGAAGCGGGTGCCGATCATCTTCGGAGTGGGTACGCTGGAGAACGCGTATGATCGCCCGGCTAAAATCGTTGCCGTCCCCGCCGAAAAGCTGGCGGAAGAAGAGCCGCTGCTGCTGGCTGAGGCAAAGAAGCTGATGCCCAAACTGCTTTTATCGCCCATCGATGTGCTGATCGTCGATCAGATCGGCAAAGACATCTCCGGAGACGGGATGGACCCGAACATCACAGGACGCTATGCCACCCCGTACGCCAGCGGCGGCCCTGAAGTCTCCCGCATCGTCGTCCTCGGACTGACAGAGAAGACACACGGCAATGCCAATGGCATCGGGCTGGCTGATGTTACGACCCGCAAGCTGTTTGGGCAGATCGCCTGGGAAAAAGGATATGCCAACGCACTAACCAGCACGGTGACTGAGGTCGTCAAGCTGCCGATGATCATGGATACGGAGGAGCTTGCGGTCAAGGCTGCGATCAAGACATGCAACGTCCGTGACTTGACACAGGTGCGGGTGGTCCGTATACGCAACACGCTGGAGCTGAGAGAGATCTGGATCTCGAAGAGTCTGCTTCCCGAGGCTCAGGAGCGAGCGGACGTTGAGGTGACCAGCGGTTTGTGCGAGATGACATGGGACGCAATAGACGTGCGGTCGTAA
- the dgoD gene encoding galactonate dehydratase produces MKITGCTLYKVPPRWLFLKMETDEGLSGWGELIVEGKADTVATCVKEMEEYLIGRNPLTIEDHWQALYRGGFYRGGPVLMSAISGLEQAMWDIAGKYYNIPVYQMLGGAARRNIRVYSWIGGDRPHDVAQAAKTKAQAGFTAIKMNATEEMHYIDSPSKVDAVISRVAAIREAVGQDFGIGVDFHGRVHKAMAKALVRELEPYRPMFIEEPVLPENNEALREIARHTTIPIATGERQYTRWGFKQLLADGYIDIIQPDLSHAGGILECRKIAAMAEAYDVAVAPHCPLGPIALAASLQLDACTPNAVIQEQSQGIHYNEGVDLLDYLADPTVFRYTDGFVEIPTGPGLGITVDEQAVREAAGRGHNWRNPLWRHTDGSVAEW; encoded by the coding sequence TTGAAGATAACCGGGTGTACGCTGTACAAGGTTCCGCCGCGCTGGCTGTTTCTGAAGATGGAGACAGATGAGGGGCTCAGCGGTTGGGGGGAGCTGATTGTTGAGGGAAAAGCGGATACGGTGGCGACTTGTGTCAAAGAAATGGAGGAGTATTTGATCGGCAGGAACCCGCTGACGATCGAAGACCACTGGCAAGCACTTTACAGGGGCGGTTTTTATCGCGGCGGTCCGGTGCTGATGAGCGCCATCTCCGGGTTGGAGCAGGCGATGTGGGACATCGCCGGCAAGTATTACAACATTCCGGTCTACCAGATGCTCGGCGGTGCCGCCCGCCGCAATATCCGCGTGTACTCGTGGATTGGCGGCGACCGGCCTCATGATGTGGCGCAAGCGGCAAAAACAAAGGCACAGGCGGGCTTTACGGCGATCAAGATGAATGCCACAGAAGAGATGCACTATATCGATTCTCCATCCAAAGTAGACGCGGTGATCAGCCGTGTAGCGGCGATACGCGAAGCGGTGGGGCAGGACTTCGGCATCGGCGTCGACTTTCACGGACGGGTCCATAAAGCGATGGCCAAGGCGCTGGTTAGAGAGCTGGAGCCGTATCGGCCCATGTTTATCGAAGAACCGGTTCTGCCGGAGAACAATGAGGCGCTGCGGGAAATCGCCCGTCATACGACGATTCCGATCGCCACCGGGGAGCGGCAGTATACTCGATGGGGTTTTAAACAACTGCTGGCCGATGGCTATATCGACATCATCCAGCCTGATCTATCGCACGCGGGCGGCATCCTAGAATGTCGGAAAATCGCCGCGATGGCAGAGGCGTATGACGTAGCGGTCGCTCCCCACTGCCCGCTTGGTCCGATCGCCCTTGCCGCAAGCCTGCAGTTGGACGCCTGCACGCCAAACGCGGTAATTCAGGAACAGAGTCAGGGCATTCATTACAACGAAGGAGTCGATTTGCTCGACTATTTGGCTGACCCCACTGTTTTTCGCTATACAGATGGTTTTGTGGAGATTCCCACGGGGCCAGGGTTGGGCATCACAGTGGATGAGCAGGCGGTGCGGGAGGCGGCGGGCAGAGGGCATAACTGGCGCAATCCGCTTTGGCGGCATACAGACGGCAGTGTTGCCGAGTGGTAG
- a CDS encoding dihydroxy-acid dehydratase encodes MSPAYPYVNTTINPYRDNVQGKANEPICVAGLLDRAKQILGPMYQGPQPDWTLEAIYDRLHHNAPRIAIIGGSPDHPAHIMDYQTSAFAAIRIWQNGGVPFLFSTPVMCDGTAQSTQGMSYSLQSRNAVAQMVVNQIESHGYHGAFVIQGCDKQPLGVVSGLAHIDRLRRSRGEAPFFATFAPAHVLQGGSIPDDLFQELEEVAKRAERGGAGDIADDLRDTMAYILQCSSNTAFQGVLTRARERGLISQAEHEDFEKSLAVHTCEGKGGVCAFNGTGNSSRHLVAGMGLVHPALELLTAPPTGEQVNQALDSLAVMINDPVFGAANLMAANIRNAIRIHSATGGSTNLMMHIVAAMLYGGYRFSLWELDRIHHEVPVPDLFDYSLTEGRDIFALAAQCCSGVSRGMETVFYELLQNGVPMDLDAPTVTGTTWRQRLADKTALSADHAGENPVILAKPRRPFSGVDVLRGNFFDSAVVKISGMTSSQLDQFDKKAALVLYYDNEDDANHGLLNPDLLEELRRSRTFSHASLLALLQHNAPEEAGDAEQLAYDPLFAQMVDRGHLKLAVVISGQGPSAYGMPEMFTPMQHINANRKLKRIATLISDGRYSGVTYGAAIGHMTPEAKAGGGILYLKTGDLLYLDLRGRSIQFLESEAFLRGQLLFSFDRIPEERSQLAEQRLAMIERRQRQVAASNRMYAHTDAANGVVPLPVHEEATLDYRRDIQLLVADENLTHHSG; translated from the coding sequence GTGAGTCCAGCTTATCCGTACGTCAATACGACGATCAATCCGTACCGGGACAATGTACAGGGAAAAGCAAACGAGCCGATCTGTGTGGCCGGCCTGCTCGACCGCGCTAAACAAATCCTGGGGCCGATGTATCAGGGGCCGCAGCCGGATTGGACATTGGAGGCGATTTACGACCGCTTGCACCACAATGCGCCGCGGATCGCAATCATCGGCGGTTCGCCCGACCATCCGGCCCATATCATGGATTATCAAACGTCCGCGTTTGCGGCGATTCGCATCTGGCAAAACGGCGGCGTTCCTTTTCTCTTTTCCACCCCGGTGATGTGTGATGGTACGGCGCAAAGTACGCAGGGGATGAGTTATTCGCTACAAAGCCGCAATGCGGTGGCACAAATGGTGGTCAACCAGATCGAATCGCACGGCTACCACGGGGCGTTTGTGATCCAGGGATGCGACAAACAGCCGCTGGGCGTGGTCAGCGGGCTGGCCCACATCGATCGACTGCGGCGCAGCAGAGGGGAGGCACCCTTTTTCGCCACGTTTGCTCCCGCTCATGTCCTGCAGGGAGGGTCGATCCCGGATGATCTGTTCCAGGAACTGGAGGAGGTGGCCAAGCGGGCCGAGCGTGGCGGAGCAGGAGATATTGCGGATGATCTGCGCGATACCATGGCCTACATTTTGCAGTGCTCATCCAATACCGCCTTTCAGGGAGTGCTGACCCGGGCGAGGGAACGCGGTTTGATCAGCCAAGCGGAGCACGAGGATTTTGAAAAGAGTTTGGCGGTCCATACCTGCGAAGGCAAGGGGGGCGTGTGTGCCTTTAACGGCACCGGCAACAGTTCGCGTCATCTGGTAGCTGGCATGGGACTGGTCCATCCCGCACTGGAACTGCTGACCGCTCCGCCGACCGGAGAGCAGGTGAATCAAGCGCTCGACAGTTTGGCCGTGATGATCAACGATCCCGTGTTCGGAGCAGCCAATCTGATGGCGGCCAACATCCGCAATGCGATCCGCATTCACAGTGCTACGGGTGGATCGACCAACCTGATGATGCATATCGTCGCAGCGATGCTGTACGGCGGTTATAGATTTAGCCTGTGGGAACTGGATCGCATCCATCACGAGGTGCCGGTGCCGGACTTGTTTGATTACAGCCTGACAGAGGGTAGGGACATTTTTGCCTTGGCTGCCCAGTGCTGTTCCGGTGTCAGCCGGGGGATGGAAACCGTATTTTACGAGTTGCTGCAAAACGGTGTGCCGATGGATCTGGATGCGCCCACGGTGACCGGCACCACGTGGCGCCAGCGATTGGCCGACAAGACGGCGCTGTCTGCCGACCATGCAGGGGAAAATCCGGTGATCCTTGCCAAGCCGCGCCGTCCGTTTAGCGGCGTGGATGTGCTCAGAGGCAACTTTTTTGATAGCGCGGTAGTGAAAATCAGCGGGATGACCAGCAGCCAGTTGGATCAGTTCGACAAGAAAGCGGCACTCGTCCTGTACTATGACAACGAAGACGATGCCAACCACGGCCTGCTCAATCCGGATCTGCTGGAAGAACTTCGCCGCAGCCGGACGTTTTCGCACGCCAGTCTGCTCGCCCTGCTGCAGCATAACGCGCCGGAGGAGGCTGGCGATGCGGAGCAGCTTGCGTACGATCCACTCTTTGCGCAGATGGTTGATCGCGGTCATCTGAAACTGGCGGTCGTCATTTCCGGGCAAGGGCCGTCTGCTTACGGCATGCCGGAAATGTTCACGCCGATGCAGCACATCAACGCCAACCGGAAACTGAAGCGGATTGCTACCCTGATCAGCGACGGTCGGTACTCTGGTGTCACCTATGGAGCGGCGATAGGGCATATGACGCCGGAAGCAAAAGCAGGCGGCGGGATTTTGTACCTGAAGACTGGGGATCTGCTCTATCTGGATCTGCGCGGGCGGAGCATTCAGTTTCTGGAGAGCGAGGCTTTCCTGCGCGGTCAGCTTCTTTTCTCGTTCGATCGGATACCGGAGGAGCGAAGCCAGTTGGCAGAGCAGCGGCTCGCCATGATCGAGCGACGTCAGCGTCAGGTGGCCGCCAGCAATCGGATGTATGCCCACACTGACGCCGCAAACGGAGTTGTCCCCCTGCCAGTGCACGAAGAAGCGACACTCGATTACCGGCGTGATATACAGCTCCTGGTGGCCGACGAAAATCTGACGCACCACAGCGGATAA
- a CDS encoding U32 family peptidase — MEETREFVRKLGFPERDCHDLPSSTKTFPDGAHYRVEIPSVEGPATFRAVLEACRRYDVTIHRISQGSGIMLLTDEELYEMAAIGSQERLEVSLFVGPRGAWDITSMSWASAGKVAGLRVQGMDQLVYSLEDVKRACRAGIRGILVADEGLLWLVDEAKKAGELPADLLVKVSVQMAQSNPVSIKLMEQIGAGTYNVPTDLTLARLAAIRQAIDIPIDIYVEVPDDVGGFIRHYEIPEIIRVAAPVYIKFGLRNAPNIYPSGTHLEQVSISLAQERVRRAKIGLDILHRYAPQLKTSERAAQGLAIPVMEGSDQQPQLSAVQSTSQPTL, encoded by the coding sequence ATGGAAGAGACAAGGGAGTTTGTCCGAAAGCTTGGATTTCCGGAACGGGATTGCCACGATTTGCCCTCATCGACCAAAACGTTTCCCGATGGTGCTCACTATCGGGTGGAGATTCCCAGTGTGGAAGGACCTGCTACCTTTCGAGCTGTCCTGGAGGCGTGCCGGCGATATGACGTAACGATACACCGCATCTCCCAAGGCAGCGGCATCATGCTGCTGACCGACGAAGAGCTGTACGAGATGGCGGCGATTGGCAGTCAGGAGCGGCTTGAGGTTAGTTTGTTTGTCGGGCCGCGCGGGGCCTGGGATATTACCTCGATGTCCTGGGCGAGCGCCGGCAAGGTAGCCGGTCTCCGCGTACAGGGGATGGATCAATTGGTCTACTCGCTGGAAGATGTGAAACGGGCTTGCCGGGCAGGTATCCGCGGCATCCTCGTTGCTGACGAGGGACTGCTCTGGCTGGTCGACGAGGCCAAGAAAGCAGGAGAACTGCCTGCCGACCTGCTGGTAAAGGTATCGGTCCAGATGGCCCAGTCCAATCCAGTATCGATCAAACTGATGGAGCAGATCGGGGCGGGCACCTACAATGTGCCAACCGATTTGACACTGGCCCGCCTGGCTGCCATTCGTCAGGCGATCGATATCCCGATTGACATCTACGTCGAAGTCCCCGATGACGTCGGCGGGTTTATCCGCCATTATGAGATCCCCGAGATCATCAGGGTGGCGGCTCCCGTCTACATCAAGTTTGGACTGCGCAATGCCCCCAACATTTACCCGTCCGGCACGCATTTGGAGCAAGTCTCCATCTCGCTCGCCCAGGAACGGGTACGGAGAGCCAAGATCGGGTTGGATATCCTGCACCGCTATGCACCGCAGTTGAAAACCTCCGAGCGGGCAGCCCAGGGGCTCGCGATACCGGTGATGGAGGGAAGCGACCAGCAGCCGCAGCTATCGGCGGTGCAGAGCACTTCACAGCCTACTCTGTGA